In a single window of the Verrucomicrobia bacterium CG1_02_43_26 genome:
- a CDS encoding alpha-ketoacid dehydrogenase subunit beta, with translation MRELNHAQALREATKQAMVEDHSVVVMGEGVADPRGIFGTTTGLVDDFGHQRVIETPLSENAFTGMAIGMALNGLRPIVTHQRVDFTFLALDQMINNAAKWHFMFGGNESVPMVVRMVIGRGWGQGAQHSQSMQALYAHIPGLKVVMPVFADEAASLLLGAIEDPNPVIFIEHRWCHYIKGHVPEKITAEPLGKAKVVHEGSQVTIVAISYMVLEALEAAEKLAKAGISVEVINLRTIQEWDKETVFKSVQKTGRLVVADTGTCSFGVPAEIITSVCENCFGSLKEAPMRVASPDYPSPSSSALSQNYYPGAKEIAQACLKTLNEDEKKLGISWPKHHPYDCDRPNPEFQGPF, from the coding sequence ATGCGTGAATTGAATCATGCTCAAGCTCTTAGAGAAGCAACGAAACAAGCTATGGTCGAAGATCATAGCGTTGTTGTCATGGGAGAAGGCGTTGCGGATCCTAGGGGTATATTTGGAACAACGACAGGACTTGTAGATGATTTTGGTCACCAGCGCGTGATCGAGACTCCGCTGTCGGAGAATGCCTTTACCGGGATGGCTATCGGGATGGCATTGAATGGGTTGAGACCCATTGTGACGCATCAGCGAGTGGATTTTACTTTCCTGGCATTAGATCAAATGATTAATAACGCGGCTAAATGGCATTTCATGTTTGGCGGAAATGAAAGCGTGCCTATGGTGGTTCGCATGGTTATTGGAAGAGGGTGGGGGCAGGGTGCTCAGCACTCACAAAGTATGCAGGCTTTGTACGCACACATACCTGGACTGAAAGTAGTTATGCCGGTGTTTGCCGATGAAGCAGCCAGTTTGTTATTAGGTGCTATCGAAGACCCTAACCCGGTTATTTTTATTGAACATCGCTGGTGCCACTACATTAAAGGACATGTCCCGGAGAAAATAACAGCAGAACCGCTAGGGAAAGCAAAAGTTGTGCATGAAGGAAGTCAGGTGACCATTGTCGCGATCTCTTACATGGTGCTTGAAGCCCTTGAAGCCGCAGAAAAGTTAGCTAAAGCCGGCATTTCAGTGGAAGTGATTAATTTAAGAACGATACAAGAATGGGATAAAGAAACTGTTTTTAAATCCGTTCAAAAAACAGGTAGACTAGTTGTTGCGGATACCGGAACCTGTTCCTTTGGGGTGCCTGCGGAGATTATTACTTCCGTATGTGAAAATTGTTTTGGATCGTTAAAGGAGGCTCCTATGCGAGTGGCTAGCCCGGATTATCCGTCTCCCTCATCATCGGCGCTATCGCAAAACTATTATCCTGGTGCAAAGGAAATAGCACAAGCTTGCTTGAAAACTTTAAATGAAGACGAGAAAAAGCTCGGCATTTCTTGGCCTAAACATCATCCTTATGATTGTGACAGGCCTAACCCCGAGTTCCAGGGCCCTTTCTGA
- a CDS encoding UDP-glucose 4-epimerase yields the protein MTLAKEYPKIMITGGGGYVASALVPKLLSLGCKVAVLDLFLYGEDVLPSHPNLEKIKGDIRDIESVRKAAKGAQAIIHLACISNDPSFELNPELGKSINLDAFHNIIETVKEEKPKRFIYASSSSIYGIQDNPNVREDAPAKPLTDYSKFKLECEYILRKANLPAETIWTIIRPATVCGYANRLRLDLVVNVLTIHALVNKKIRLFGGSQLRPNIVIDDMVNAYIALLEAPGKLVHREAFNAGYHNFSLEQIAQLVRDTLGDRKIEIITEKSNDLRSYHINSDKIRERIGFEAKNGLEVAIKGLKEAYEKNLIESGLENPKYHNIKLMQQVKLQ from the coding sequence ATGACCCTCGCAAAAGAATACCCTAAAATTATGATAACTGGTGGCGGTGGCTATGTAGCTTCTGCATTAGTCCCAAAGCTCTTAAGTCTCGGCTGCAAGGTAGCTGTTTTGGATTTGTTTCTTTATGGAGAGGATGTTTTGCCAAGCCATCCCAACTTGGAGAAAATAAAAGGGGACATACGCGATATAGAATCCGTGCGAAAAGCAGCGAAGGGTGCCCAAGCAATTATACACCTAGCCTGCATTTCAAATGATCCATCATTTGAGTTGAACCCAGAGTTAGGGAAGTCGATTAACTTGGATGCGTTTCATAATATTATAGAAACAGTTAAAGAAGAAAAGCCGAAGCGCTTTATTTATGCGAGCTCTTCAAGCATTTATGGTATTCAAGATAATCCAAATGTCCGGGAGGATGCTCCGGCAAAGCCGTTAACGGATTATTCTAAATTTAAACTAGAGTGTGAATATATTTTGCGTAAAGCAAATCTACCAGCGGAAACGATATGGACAATTATACGCCCTGCAACCGTTTGCGGTTATGCAAATCGGCTGCGCTTAGATTTGGTTGTTAATGTGCTAACGATACATGCGCTTGTTAATAAAAAGATACGCCTTTTTGGAGGAAGCCAGCTAAGGCCAAACATTGTCATAGATGATATGGTGAATGCCTACATTGCCCTACTGGAAGCGCCAGGGAAACTTGTTCATAGAGAAGCATTTAATGCCGGGTATCATAATTTTTCACTCGAACAGATTGCGCAATTGGTTCGGGATACTTTAGGCGATAGGAAAATCGAAATCATTACAGAAAAGAGTAATGATTTGCGATCCTATCATATTAATTCAGACAAAATAAGAGAGCGCATTGGTTTTGAAGCAAAGAATGGTCTTGAGGTAGCTATTAAAGGCCTTAAGGAAGCCTATGAAAAGAATTTAATCGAGAGTGGATTGGAGAACCCCAAGTACCACAATATTAAACTCATGCAGCAGGTGAAATTACAATGA